A region from the Brassica napus cultivar Da-Ae chromosome C8, Da-Ae, whole genome shotgun sequence genome encodes:
- the LOC125591888 gene encoding secreted RxLR effector protein 161-like, translating into MEMTKEFEMTDIGLMSYYLGIEVKQEENGIFITQEGYAKEVLKKFKMDDSNPVCTPMECGVKPDILHSVGVVSRYMEHPTTTHFKAAKRIYIKSTINFGLYYSISDDYKLVGYSDSDWGGDVDDRKSTSGFVFFIGETAFTWMSKKQPIVTLSTCEAEYVAATSCVCHAIWLRNLLKELNLPQEEPTKIFVDNKLISSQFALF; encoded by the exons atggagatgacaaaggaGTTCGAGATGACCGACATTGGATTGATGTCATACTACCTTGGCATTGAagtaaagcaagaagaaaatGGAATCTTCATTACTCAAGAAGGATATGCTAAAGAGGTGCTTAAGAAGTTCAAGATGGATGACTCAAATCCAGTTTGCACGCCAATGGAATGTGGAGTCAA GCCCGACATCCTACACTCAGTTGGAGTTGTGAGTCGATACATGGAGCATCCAACAACAACTCATTTCAAGGCAGCCAAGAGGATCTATATCAAAAGTACAATCAACTTTGGCTTGTATTACTCTATTTCTGACGATTACAAGCTTGTTGGATATAGCGATAGCGATTGGGGTGGAGacgtagatgaccggaaaagcACAAGTGGCTTCGTATTTTTCATTGGAGAAACCGCTTTCACATGGATGTCAAAGAAGCAACCAATTGTCACTCTTTCTACTTGTGAAGCGGAGTATGTGGCAGCTACTTCATGTGTTTGCCATGCTATTTGGTTACGAAACTTGCTAAAGGAGCTGAACTTACCACAAGAGGAGCCAACGAAAATCTTTGTGGATAACAAGTTGATATCTTCTCAATTTGCTTTGTTTTAA
- the LOC106435440 gene encoding uncharacterized protein LOC106435440 translates to MVWRQKRGDSRERDALIKCPSGIRKSQRPFGPSRSRCQHCETEKYGSGLTQRCTEAAVDAREMKTQEMKTKCGSGLTQWCDETAGKIPPSLPRSYLSQRCTEAAVDAREMKTQEMETKCGSGLRQRCYETAGKIPRSLPRSYLSQRCDDEATKIRNEISGFQQKGLESFSEAWERFKGYWSQCPHHGFSKESLLSTFYRGALPQCRNRLDTASNGFFLGRTEEEAEELVENMAKSDSVYSEEHDRVNRNDDQQTKREIKSLQEKMDLLLSNQAKQEQVNFVGGPIQEIPPKINEYNNYQQKSYSNNQQGGYQQRQNTQQGSYQPRQNTPPGFNNNNNQSTQAQGSSSQAPASDTSVDAMFKKLLDFQAKNEKTMGYEFTKIHSKIDGSYNELNNKIRHLENQFASMNSQPSRQQGALPGKPEQNPKETMKAITLRSGKQLPPRTLIRDNEKQDGEVVINVDDDVVIMDEKTNEEILEKIVEAKGKGKIGEEKKGENKNEVATSSKEALFNPPPYEPKLPFPGRFKRQLLEQYKALFEKQMSEVQITMPIIDAFMLVPQYSKFLKDAVTKKKKEMEGMVVLTHECSAIIQRLTIPKKLEDPGSFTLPCAIGQFTFERCLCDLGASVSLMPLSIAKRLGFTQYKKCRLSLVLADRSVKIPIEMDEEPTDPLILGRPFLATAGAVVNVKEGKIDLHLGKGNILHFDIKEVMKKPITQSQAFYIEEMEVLADELLEELALEDSLQHALTIEREVQMVENKESDAYVKMLDSHREISDEEQNEEISYEDHHASPTSQQENLQEDDWSELKAPKVELKPLPHGVRYAFLGPNETYPVIVSSELSEDELSKLLNELKKYRKAIGYSLDDIKGLSPSLCMHRIHLEDESMTSIEHQRRLNPNLKDVVKKEILKLLDAGVIYPISDSKWVSPVHVVPKKGGMTVVKNDKDELIPTRTITGHRMCIDYRKLNKASRKDHFPLPFIDQMLERLANHPYYCFLDGYSGFFQIPIHPNDQEKTTFTCPYGTFAYRRMPFGLCNAPATFQRCMMSIFSDLIEDVVEVFMDDFSVYGSSFSACLSNLSRVLKRCEETNLVLNWEKCHFMVKEGIVLGHKISERGIEVDKAKIEVMVGLAAPKTVKDIRSFLGHAGFYRRFIQDFSMIARPMTKLLCKEAAFVFDWECLQAFKKLKEKLVSAPIVQPPDWDLPFEIMCDASDYAVGAVLGQKKDKKTHVIYYASKTLDEAQMKYATTEKELLAIVYAFEKFRSYLVGSKVIVYTDHAALRHLMAKKDAKPRLLRWILLLQEFDLEIRDKPGVENSVADHLSRLKIESGIPIDEGLPEEQIMAIGAVVAACETGKKLEEVKATEEKGPWYADLVNYLACGREPLDLEGYAKKKFYKDVKRYYWDEPYLYILCRDQLYRRAVADEEVEGILTHCHGSSYGGHFATFKTVSKVLQAGFWWPHMFKDTQDFVSRCDSCQRRGNITKRNEMPQNPILEVEVFDVWGIDFMGPFPSSFGNKYILVAVDYVSKWVEAVASPTNDSRVVIKMFKSTIFPRFGVPRAVISDGGSHFINKLFESLLKKNGVKHKVATPYHPQTSGQVEISNREIKSILEKTVGTTRKDWSIKLDDALWAYRTAYKTPLGTTPFNLVYGKACHLPVELEYKALWAVKLLNFDIKSAKEKRLLQLNELEEIRLDAFENSRIYKEKTKAFHDKKILKREFNAGDQVLLYNSRLKLFPGKLKSRWSGPFKIKEVRPYGAIVLWNKDGGDFTVNGQRVKLYMGATTEDERTSVPLSDPILA, encoded by the exons ATGGTTTGGAGGCAAAAAAGGGGTGATTCTCGAGAAAGAGACGCATTGATCAAGTGTCCCAGCGGCATAAGGAAGTCCCAGCGGCCTTTTGGCCCCTCAAGAAGCCGCTGCCAGCACTGTGAAACGGAGAAGTATGGGAGCGGCCTTACGCAGCGGTGTACCGAAGCCGCTGTAGACGCTCGAGAGATGAAGACTCAAGAAATGAAGACCAAGTGCGGGAGCGGCCTGACGCAGTGGTGTGACGAGACCGCTGGCAAAATACCTCCTTCCCTGCCGCGTTCGTACTTGTCGCAGCGGTGTACCGAAGCCGCTGTAGACGCTCGAGAGATGAAGACTCAAGAAATGGAGACCAAGTGCGGGAGCGGCCTGAGGCAGCGGTGTTACGAGACCGCTGGGAAAATACCTCGTTCCCTGCCACGTTCGTACTTGTCGCAGCGGTGTGATGACGAAGCAA CTAAGATCAGGAACGAAATCTCCGGATTTCAACAAAAAGGTCTAGAGAGCTTCAGTGAAGCATGGGAAAGGTTCAAGGGTTATTGGTCTCAGTGCCCTCATCATGGTTTCAGCAAGGAGAGCTTGCTTAGCACCTTCTATAGAGGAGCCTTACCACAGTGCAGAAACAGGCTTGATACTGccagcaatggtttcttcttggggagaactgaagaagaagcagaggaaCTGGTGGAGAACATGGCTAAGAGCGACTCAGTCTACAGCGAGGAGCATGATAGGGTCAACAGAAATGATGATCAACAGACAAAGAGAGAGATCAAGTCCCTGCAGGAGAAGATGGACTTGCTTCTTTCTAACCAAGCTAAACAAGAGCAGGTCAACTTTGTGGGTGGTCCTATTCAAGAGATTCCTCCCAAGATTAATGAG tacaacaactaccagcaaAAGTCCTACTcaaacaaccagcaaggaggATACCAGCAGAGGCAAAACACTCAGCAAGGGAGCTATCAGCCTAGGCAAAACACccctcctggtttcaacaataacaacaatcaGTCTACTCAAGCTCAAGGAAGTTCTTCACAGGCTCCAGCTTCAGATACAAGTGTGGAtgcaatgttcaagaaacttTTGGATTTTCAGGCCAAGAATGAGAAGACAATGGGTTATGAGTTCACGAAAAttcactccaagattgatggaagttacaatgagctcaacaacaagatcCGCCATttggagaatcagtttgcttcaaTGAACTCTCAGCCAAGTCGCCAACAAGGGGCATTACCTGGAAAGCCAGAGCAAAATCCCAAGGAGACAATGAAAGccatcacccttaggagtggaaaACAGCTACCACCAAGAACTCTCATTAGGGATAATGAGAAGCAAGATGGGGAGGTGGTCATCAATGTGGATGATGATGTAGTTATTATGGATGAGAAGACCAATGaagagatcttggagaaaatAGTTGAAGCAAAAGGAAAGGGTAAAATTGGAGAAGAAAAGAAGGGGGAGAACAAGAATGAAGTTGCTACTTCATCAAAAGAAGCTCTATTCaatcctcctccctatgaaccaaAACTTCCTTTTCCCGGTAGATTCAAGAGACAGCTTTTGGAGCAATACAAGGCTTTATTTGAGaaacaaatgagtgaagttcagatTACTATGCCCATAATTGATGCCTTCATGCTAGTgcctcaatacagcaagttcctcAAGGATGCTgtaactaagaagaagaaggagatggaaggcatggTGGTTCTTACTCATGAGTGTAGTGCTATTATCCAAAGGCTAACCATCCCTAAGAAGCTTGAAGATCCAGGAAGCTTTACTTTACCTTGTGCCATTGGGCAATTTACTTTTGAGAGGTGTCTATGCGATTTGGGAGCAAGTGTGAGCCTTATGCCTCTCTCCATTGCTAAAAGGCTTGGCTTTACAcaatacaagaagtgtagactctctcttgTGCTAGCTGATCGCTCAGTGAAGATTCCCATTG AGATGGATGAAGAACCAACAGATCCTTTAATATTGGGGAGACCTTTCTTGGCTACAGCAGGAGCAGTTGTGAATGTTAAGGAAGGGAAGATTGATCTTCACCTTGGAAAGGGAAAcattcttcactttgacatcaaggaggtgaTGAAGAAGCCTATTACTCAAAGCCAAGCATTCTACATTGAGGAGATGGAGGTGTTAGCTGATGAACTTCTAGAGGAGTTGGCACTTGAAGACTCTCTACAACATGCCTTAACAATTGAGAGAGAGGTCCAAATGGTTGAGAACAAGGAAAGTGATGCTTATGTGAAGATGCTGGACTCTCACAGAGAGATTAGTGATGAAGAACAGAATGAGGAGATTTCATATGAGGATCACCATGCTTCCCCAACTTCTCAACAAGAGAATCTCCAAGAGGATGATTGGAGTGAACTCAAAgcaccaaaagtggagcttaaacctcttccccatggtgtaaggtatgctttCCTTGGCCCTAATGAGACTTACCCTGTCATAGTGAGTAGTGAGCTTAGTGAAGATGAATTGTCTAAACTtttgaatgaacttaaaaagtatagaaaggcaataggctactcactagatgatattaaagggctatcaccttctttatgcatgcataggatacatctagaggatgaatctatgacttctatagaacatcaaagaaggttgAACCCCAACTTGAAggatgttgttaagaaagagattctaaaACTCTTAGATGCAGGAGTCATCTATCCTATTTCGGATAGCAAATGGGTgtctcctgtgcatgttgttCCAAAGAAAGGAGGAATGACTGTGGTTAAAAATGATAAGGATGAactaataccaacaagaacaataacaggacataggatgtgcatagATTATCGAAAACTTAACAAagcatctagaaaggatcattttccattgccattcattgatcaaatgcttgagagacttgcaaatcatccatattattgttttcttgatgggtattcagggttcttccaaatccccatacatccaaatgatcaagagaaaacgacttTCACATGCCCCTATGGTACCTTTgcttatcgaaggatgccatttgggctatgtaatgctccagccactttccaaagatgcatgatgtctattttctctgatcttatagaggatgttgtggaggtgtttatggatgatttctctgtctacggatcttcgttttctgcttgtttgtcaaatcttAGCAGGGTCCTCAAGAGATGTGAAGagaccaaccttgtgctgaactgggagaagtgtcacttcatggttaaggaagggattgtgcttggacacaagatttcagagaggGGGATTGAGGTAGACAAGGCCAAGATTGAAGTGATGGTTGGGTTAGCTGCACCAAAGACGGTTAAAGACATTAGAAGCTTCCTCGGTCATGCTGGAttctatagaagattcatcCAAGACTTCTCGATGATAGCAAGGCCAATGACTAAGCTTCTATGCAAGGAGGCTGCATTCGTCTTTGATTGGGAATGTCTACAAGCcttcaagaagttgaaggagaaGCTGGTTAGCGCCCCaattgtgcagccaccagattgggatctcccctttgagatcatgtgtgatgctagtgactatgctgtgggagctgttcttggtcaaaagaaagacaagaagactcatgtgatctactatgcgagTAAAACTCTTGATGAAGCCCAAATGAAGTATGCCACAACTGAGAAGGAGTTGCTAGCCATTGTCTACGCCTTTGaaaagttcagaagctacttagTTGGGTCGAAGGTCATAgtctacactgatcatgctgcattgagacacctcatggccaagaaggatgctaAGCCAAGGCTGTTGAGGTGGATCTTGCTGTTACAAGAGTTTGACCTTGAGATTAGAgacaagccaggagttgagaatAGTGTAGCAGATCACTTGTCTAGACTGAAGATTGAGAGTGGGATCCCTATTGATGAAGGGCTTCCAGAAGAGCAAATCATGGCCATTGGAGCGGTGGTAGCAGCTTGTGAAACTGGAAAGAAACTTGAAGAAGTGAAGGCAACTGAAGAGAAAGggccttggtatgctgatttggtgaactacTTAGCTTGTGGGAGAGAGCCACTTGATCTTGAGggatatgccaagaagaagttctacaaagatGTGAAGCGATACTATTGGGATGAACCTTACCTCTACATCctttgtagagatcaactctatagaagaGCAGTAGCtgatgaagaagttgaaggGATCCTCACACactgtcatggatcatcctatggagggCACTTTGCTACTTTCAAGACTGTCTCAAAGGTGTTACAAGCTGGGTTTTGGTGGCCTCATATGTTCAAAGACACTCAAGACTTTGTCTCtaggtgtgattcatgccaaaggagaggaaacatcaccaaaagaaatgagatgcctcaaaacccaattctagaagtggaggtgtttgatgtgtggggtattgacttcatgggaccattcccatcatcttttggcaacaaatacatccttgtagctgttgactacgtctccaagtgggtagaaGCTGTGGCAAGTCCCACCAATGATTCTAGGGTGGTGATAAAGATGTTCAAAAGtaccatctttccaaggtttggagttccaagagctgTCATCAGTGATGGGGgttctcacttcatcaacaagctgtttgaaagtcttctcaagaagaatggtgtgaagcataAGGTTGCAACACCATaccatcctcagacaagtggaCAAGTTGAGATCTCCAACAGAGAAATCAAGTCTATCTTGGAGAAAACAGTGGGGActacaaggaaggattggtccatCAAGCTAGATGATGCACTATGGGCTTATAGGACTGCTTACAAGACTCCTTTAGGAACCACGCCTTTCAACCTTGTGTATGGGAAGGCTTGTCATCTACCGGTTGAACTTGAGTACAAAGCATTGTGGGCTGttaagttgctgaactttgacatcaagagtgcaaAGGAGAAGAGACTTCTCCAACTCAATGAACTGGAGGAGATCCGActtgatgcttttgagaactcaaggatttacaaggagaaaaccaaagcttttcatgacaagaagatcttgaagagaGAATTCAATGCTGGAGATCAAgtgcttctctacaactctagacTGAAGTTGTTCCCCGGGAAGCTCAAGTCAAGAtggtccggtcctttcaagatcaaggaagttaGGCCATATGGGGCAATTGTGTTATGGAATAAGGATGGTGGAGACTTTACAGTCAATGGACAgagggttaagctctacatgggagCCACAACAGAGGATGAGAGAACCTCAGTTCCTCTCTCCGATCCCATTCTCGCCTAG
- the LOC106418041 gene encoding uncharacterized protein LOC106418041 codes for MMDVESVMCECCGLTEDCTQHYISEVKANFAGKWLCGLCSEVVNDEVSRDLKQTTLEEALNAHVLFCGKFKANPAELVAAGMKQMLRRRSGDMLPAKSKMFGRSKF; via the coding sequence ATGATGGACGTTGAATCGGTGATGTGCGAGTGTTGTGGCTTAACGGAAGATTGTACGCAACACTACATTAGTGAAGTCAAAGCTAACTTCGCCGGAAAATGGCTTTGTGGACTTTGCTCCGAGGTGGTTAACGACGAAGTCAGCCGAGATCTGAAGCAGACGACGTTGGaggaagctcttaatgctcacGTGTTGTTTTGTGGCAAGTTTAAAGCTAACCCGGCAGAACTGGTCGCTGCCGGCATGAAACAGATGCTACGTAGGAGGTCTGGTGACATGTTGCCGGCCAAGTCCAAGATGTTCGGAAGATCTAAGTTCTAA